In Thermococcus camini, a genomic segment contains:
- a CDS encoding pyruvate/oxaloacetate carboxyltransferase, whose product MARVEIIDTTFRDAHQSLIATRLTTEDLLAVAEKMDRIGFYSMEVWGGATFDVCIRYLNEDPWERLRLLREHIRKTKLQMLLRGQNVVGYRHYPDDVVERFIELAYRKGIDIFRIFDALNDVRNMEVAIRKAKEVGAEVQGAIAYTTGKVFTLEYYIKKVEELLALDVDVITIKDMAALLTPWKAYELVSEIKERYGVPVNVHTHSTTGMAVATYLKAVEAGADYIDTAISPLAFGTAQPGIQTIWHALPEAVGSHLDRELIHEVSRYLKQLLDEKYSGMLHKEALMVNPYVLKYQVPGGMYSNLISQLKEMKALDRLQEVLEEIPRVREDLGWPPLVTPTSQIVGTQAVLNVLFGRYERVAEEVKNYIKGLYGRPPGEINPELRRRVLGDEEPITKRPGSLLEPALEKCRKELEELGYLENEEDVLTYCLFPQVALEFFRARKEGRMKPEVPPAVQRFKIYVNGVEFEVGVEGVDLSALRYLPQIARVPTPSSAPKTAPAPAPAPVTPAATPAPASEGAVTAPMPGKILRILVKEGDEVQTGQGLLVLEAMKMENEIPAPKDGVVKKILVREGDTVDTGQALIELE is encoded by the coding sequence ATGGCCAGGGTTGAAATCATAGACACCACCTTCCGGGACGCTCACCAGTCCCTCATAGCCACCAGGCTCACGACCGAAGACCTGCTCGCGGTAGCGGAGAAGATGGATAGGATAGGCTTCTACTCCATGGAGGTCTGGGGAGGGGCCACCTTTGACGTCTGCATACGCTACCTCAACGAGGACCCCTGGGAGAGGCTGAGGCTCCTCAGAGAGCACATCAGAAAAACCAAGCTCCAGATGCTCCTCCGCGGGCAGAACGTCGTCGGTTACCGTCACTACCCCGACGACGTGGTTGAAAGATTCATCGAGCTGGCCTACAGAAAAGGGATAGACATCTTCAGAATATTCGATGCCCTAAACGACGTCAGGAACATGGAGGTGGCGATAAGGAAGGCGAAGGAAGTTGGGGCGGAAGTTCAGGGTGCGATAGCCTACACAACAGGGAAGGTCTTCACGCTCGAATATTACATAAAAAAGGTCGAAGAACTCCTGGCGCTTGATGTCGATGTAATAACCATTAAGGACATGGCGGCCCTCCTGACACCCTGGAAGGCCTACGAGCTGGTGAGCGAGATAAAGGAGCGCTACGGTGTTCCCGTAAACGTTCACACCCACTCCACAACGGGAATGGCGGTCGCAACGTACCTCAAAGCCGTTGAAGCTGGAGCCGACTACATAGACACTGCCATAAGCCCGCTCGCCTTCGGAACCGCCCAGCCGGGCATACAGACCATCTGGCACGCCCTGCCCGAGGCCGTCGGGAGCCATCTCGACAGGGAGCTCATCCACGAGGTCTCACGCTACCTTAAGCAACTTCTCGATGAGAAGTACTCGGGAATGCTGCACAAAGAGGCCCTCATGGTGAACCCCTACGTGCTTAAGTATCAGGTCCCTGGGGGCATGTACTCCAACCTCATCTCCCAGCTGAAGGAGATGAAAGCTTTAGATCGACTTCAGGAGGTTCTGGAGGAGATTCCTCGCGTCAGGGAAGACCTTGGATGGCCGCCGCTGGTGACGCCGACCAGCCAGATAGTCGGAACGCAGGCGGTTCTCAACGTCCTCTTTGGGAGGTACGAGAGGGTAGCGGAAGAGGTCAAGAACTACATAAAGGGTCTCTACGGAAGGCCGCCGGGGGAGATAAACCCCGAACTCAGGAGGCGCGTCCTCGGCGACGAGGAGCCGATAACCAAAAGGCCCGGAAGCCTGCTCGAACCCGCGCTGGAGAAATGCAGGAAGGAGCTTGAGGAATTGGGATACCTGGAGAATGAGGAGGACGTTCTGACCTACTGCCTCTTCCCGCAGGTGGCGCTGGAGTTCTTCAGGGCGAGGAAGGAGGGCAGGATGAAGCCAGAGGTACCCCCTGCGGTTCAGAGGTTCAAGATTTACGTGAACGGCGTCGAGTTTGAGGTTGGGGTTGAGGGCGTTGACCTGAGCGCGCTCAGATACCTACCCCAGATAGCCAGAGTTCCGACTCCATCCAGCGCTCCGAAAACAGCACCTGCTCCGGCTCCCGCTCCGGTTACTCCAGCAGCAACGCCCGCACCAGCCAGCGAGGGTGCCGTAACGGCCCCAATGCCTGGTAAGATTTTGAGAATCCTCGTCAAGGAAGGAGACGAGGTCCAAACCGGGCAGGGATTACTCGTCCTGGAAGCAATGAAAATGGAGAACGAGATTCCAGCACCAAAAGACGGAGTGGTCAAAAAAATCCTCGTCAGGGAAGGCGATACTGTGGACACCGGACAGGCACTCATAGAGCTCGAATAA
- the cas3 gene encoding CRISPR-associated helicase Cas3', whose translation MEPGDIERLIKERKAKPDKSIYEHSLSAMNIARELLKRIPHDAGLDECLLGHVFLHDIGKVDDRFQERLEGNRKKAPPHAYLGLELASRLIDCPEPYRTLALTSILTHHSDLHPMLYSEEINRGESLIINGIAVSNPAETAKHVRNRLATGRLAREHGFAGPEGKVRFRALYTLFNGLLRVSDWLESAGLGADFYHLNSGAVVRGAVLNYLSSKGFSPRDYQLAVTGKGSGYFRLPTGDGKTETSLLVTSDDASKVIYSLPTITTTEAMRKRFESIFGPDIVSFSHGMLFLSLYYSGKLDEKLIHRYAMKPIFVSTVDQVLLAFLGYPRFPVREFALRGAHWIIDEIHAYTPFTLSLILDGIEYALKYLGTKVTVMSATLPAPLAEELGRRGLKELLPDKGVASRYRSRKRVKIGIGQGSLFDAVDEIARERGKVLVVANTVGRARRVYEEIKAKRDDVYLFHSRFINRDKREKMELVEKIKSGILVATQVVEVSLDIDYDVMYTEVAPVDALIQRFGRVNRRGLKRGIAYIFEPEGNKKHLPYDRDAFEETLNLLGELEGVENELELLRLNDRFYTAIWGKYERELKKRFLWKSRDGLGRITKWSRGEKLLSTRDTFMSLPAVPRPFLEKAIDYASRWEEMGHEKRLDATVYVIEHTLNVPIWTLKENLHDNDDLREHFGVFGVELDYSKETGLMEEL comes from the coding sequence ATGGAGCCTGGTGATATTGAAAGGCTGATAAAGGAGAGAAAGGCCAAGCCAGATAAGAGCATCTACGAGCATTCCCTCAGCGCCATGAATATAGCGAGGGAGCTGCTCAAAAGAATCCCCCACGATGCGGGGCTGGACGAATGCCTGCTCGGACACGTTTTCCTCCACGACATAGGCAAGGTCGATGACCGGTTCCAGGAAAGGCTCGAAGGGAATAGAAAGAAGGCTCCCCCACACGCCTATCTCGGCCTTGAACTCGCTTCGCGCCTCATCGACTGTCCGGAGCCTTACAGAACGCTGGCCCTGACTTCAATACTCACTCACCACTCCGACCTCCATCCCATGCTGTACAGCGAGGAAATAAACAGGGGGGAGAGCCTTATAATAAACGGCATCGCGGTGTCCAATCCAGCCGAAACAGCTAAACACGTCCGTAACCGACTGGCCACGGGCAGGCTCGCGAGGGAACACGGCTTCGCAGGGCCGGAAGGAAAGGTGCGGTTCAGAGCGCTCTACACACTCTTCAACGGCCTCCTCAGGGTTTCTGACTGGCTTGAGAGCGCCGGGTTGGGAGCCGACTTTTACCATCTCAACAGTGGGGCTGTGGTCAGGGGGGCGGTTCTCAACTACCTGTCCTCAAAGGGCTTTTCCCCCAGGGACTACCAGCTCGCGGTCACTGGAAAGGGGAGCGGCTACTTCCGCCTTCCAACTGGAGACGGAAAGACGGAGACAAGCCTGCTCGTTACCTCGGATGACGCCTCCAAGGTAATTTACTCCCTCCCAACGATAACCACCACCGAGGCCATGAGGAAGCGCTTCGAATCGATTTTCGGCCCGGATATAGTTTCATTCTCCCATGGGATGCTTTTCCTGAGCCTTTACTATAGTGGGAAGCTCGATGAAAAGTTAATCCACAGATACGCGATGAAGCCCATCTTTGTATCAACCGTGGACCAGGTTCTTCTCGCCTTTTTGGGCTATCCCCGCTTTCCGGTTAGGGAGTTTGCGTTGAGAGGGGCGCACTGGATAATAGACGAGATTCACGCTTACACTCCATTTACGCTCTCCTTAATCCTCGACGGGATTGAGTACGCCCTGAAGTACCTCGGCACTAAGGTTACCGTCATGTCTGCCACACTCCCGGCACCTCTGGCCGAAGAACTTGGAAGGCGCGGTTTGAAGGAACTTCTGCCGGACAAGGGAGTGGCCTCCAGGTACCGTTCCCGGAAGAGGGTTAAGATTGGAATTGGGCAAGGAAGCCTTTTCGATGCCGTTGATGAAATCGCCAGAGAGAGGGGAAAGGTTCTGGTAGTTGCCAACACCGTCGGCAGGGCGAGGAGAGTTTACGAGGAGATAAAAGCTAAGAGGGACGATGTTTACCTCTTCCACTCCCGCTTCATAAACAGGGATAAGAGAGAAAAGATGGAACTCGTCGAGAAAATCAAGAGCGGAATCCTCGTGGCGACACAGGTGGTGGAGGTTTCCCTCGACATAGACTACGACGTCATGTACACAGAGGTTGCACCGGTAGATGCGCTGATCCAGCGCTTTGGCAGGGTGAACAGGAGGGGATTGAAGAGGGGAATTGCCTACATCTTCGAGCCGGAGGGGAACAAAAAACACCTTCCCTACGACAGGGACGCCTTCGAAGAGACCCTTAATCTTCTGGGAGAGCTTGAAGGAGTGGAAAACGAGCTTGAGCTTTTAAGGCTGAACGACCGCTTTTACACTGCAATCTGGGGTAAGTACGAGAGGGAGCTGAAGAAGAGGTTCCTCTGGAAGAGCAGGGACGGGCTGGGCAGGATAACGAAGTGGTCCAGGGGAGAGAAACTGCTCTCCACGAGAGACACATTCATGAGCCTCCCAGCAGTTCCAAGGCCCTTCCTCGAAAAGGCCATAGACTACGCGAGCAGGTGGGAGGAGATGGGCCATGAGAAGAGGCTCGATGCGACGGTCTACGTTATCGAGCACACCCTGAACGTCCCGATATGGACGCTGAAGGAGAACCTCCACGACAACGATGACCTCAGGGAGCACTTCGGAGTCTTTGGAGTTGAGCTGGATTACAGTAAGGAAACTGGATTAATGGAAGAACTTTGA
- a CDS encoding dicarboxylate/amino acid:cation symporter has translation MGKGLLRRYLDYPVLWKILWGLILGAVFGLVAAHFGWQDAVETYVKPFGDLFVRLLKMLVMPIVLASLVVGASSISPARLGRVGVKIVVYYLFTSAFAVFFGLLMGNLFHVGRGVDLGTGAGKAIEAQPPSLVDTLLNIVPTNPFESLSSGAVLQTIFFAIVLGIALTYLINREDERLRAAGTTLLRAFDGLAEAMYLIVGGVMQYAPIGVFALIAYVMATQGTKVIGPLTTVVLAVYVGLVLQILLVYAVLLKIFGIDPVKFLKRAKDAMLTAFVTRSSSGTLPVTMRVAEEGMGIDRGIFSFTLPLGATINMDGTALYQGVTVLFVAYAIGQPLSPSQQLVVVLTAVLASIGTAGVPGAGAIMLAMVLQSVGLDLTAGSPVALAYAMILGIDAILDMGRTMVNVTGDLAGTTIVAKTEGELDESKWKG, from the coding sequence GTGGGAAAGGGACTTCTGAGGAGGTATCTGGACTATCCGGTTCTCTGGAAGATACTCTGGGGCCTGATTCTGGGCGCGGTGTTCGGCCTGGTAGCGGCCCACTTCGGCTGGCAGGACGCCGTTGAGACGTACGTAAAGCCATTCGGCGACCTCTTCGTCAGGCTCCTGAAGATGCTCGTTATGCCAATAGTCCTCGCATCCCTTGTGGTGGGTGCGTCGAGCATCAGCCCCGCCAGGCTGGGTCGTGTGGGCGTCAAGATCGTCGTTTACTACCTGTTTACCTCGGCGTTTGCGGTCTTCTTCGGCCTGCTCATGGGCAACCTCTTCCATGTGGGAAGGGGAGTTGACCTCGGAACCGGCGCAGGTAAGGCCATCGAGGCCCAGCCGCCGTCCCTGGTTGACACCCTCCTGAACATAGTGCCGACGAACCCATTTGAGTCGCTCTCCAGCGGTGCGGTTCTTCAGACGATATTCTTTGCGATAGTTCTCGGGATAGCCCTCACGTACCTCATCAACAGGGAGGACGAGAGGCTTAGGGCCGCCGGAACGACGCTTCTCAGGGCCTTTGACGGTCTCGCCGAGGCGATGTACCTCATAGTCGGGGGTGTCATGCAGTACGCACCGATAGGCGTCTTTGCGCTCATAGCCTACGTCATGGCAACCCAGGGCACGAAGGTCATCGGACCGCTGACAACGGTCGTTCTGGCCGTTTACGTTGGCTTGGTCCTTCAGATACTGCTGGTTTATGCCGTCCTGCTCAAGATCTTTGGTATCGACCCGGTGAAGTTCCTTAAAAGGGCAAAGGACGCCATGCTGACGGCCTTCGTCACGAGGAGTTCCAGCGGAACGCTGCCGGTTACGATGCGCGTTGCGGAGGAGGGAATGGGCATCGACAGGGGGATATTCTCCTTCACGCTGCCCCTCGGCGCGACGATAAACATGGACGGAACCGCGCTCTACCAGGGGGTTACGGTCCTGTTCGTCGCGTACGCCATCGGCCAGCCACTCTCCCCGAGCCAGCAGCTCGTGGTCGTTCTTACGGCTGTGCTCGCCTCGATAGGAACGGCCGGAGTTCCGGGTGCAGGAGCGATAATGCTCGCCATGGTTCTCCAGAGCGTCGGTCTCGACCTCACTGCCGGAAGCCCGGTTGCCCTGGCCTACGCCATGATACTCGGAATCGACGCCATCCTCGATATGGGCAGGACGATGGTGAACGTCACCGGTGACCTTGCGGGAACGACGATCGTGGCCAAGACAGAGGGGGAACTGGACGAGTCGAAGTGGAAGGGCTGA
- a CDS encoding biotin--[acetyl-CoA-carboxylase] ligase translates to MERIIGRKRITLDEVDSTNEYAKRIAGDVPEGTVVVAKKQTAGRGRKGRSWASPEGGLWMSVILKPPRVDPRLVFVGALAVIDTLADFGIESGIKWPNDVWAGGRKISGILTEGKAGEYSILGIGLNVNNTIPEELRENAVSMVQFTGRELPLDAVLERLLFHLGGWYRVFLERPDLLMVKVRERAFILGKVVTVTEGDEEISGIALDILDDGSLLLSIDGQLRRILYGDVSLRFF, encoded by the coding sequence ATGGAGCGCATCATCGGAAGAAAGCGCATAACCCTGGACGAGGTTGACTCCACCAACGAGTACGCGAAGCGAATAGCGGGGGATGTCCCGGAGGGAACGGTTGTCGTGGCAAAGAAACAGACCGCGGGAAGGGGCAGGAAGGGCCGCTCCTGGGCCTCCCCCGAGGGCGGTCTGTGGATGAGTGTTATCCTCAAACCCCCCAGGGTCGATCCAAGGCTCGTCTTCGTCGGGGCGCTGGCGGTCATCGACACGCTTGCGGACTTTGGGATAGAGTCTGGGATAAAGTGGCCCAACGACGTGTGGGCTGGGGGCAGGAAGATATCTGGAATACTGACCGAGGGGAAGGCGGGGGAGTACAGCATACTGGGAATCGGCCTCAACGTGAACAACACCATCCCAGAGGAGCTCAGAGAAAACGCTGTTTCGATGGTGCAGTTTACCGGCAGGGAGCTGCCGCTCGATGCGGTTCTCGAGAGGCTCCTGTTCCATCTGGGGGGGTGGTACAGGGTTTTCCTCGAGAGGCCGGACCTGCTGATGGTGAAAGTTCGCGAGAGGGCGTTCATACTGGGGAAGGTCGTCACCGTAACCGAAGGTGATGAGGAAATCTCTGGTATAGCACTTGACATACTGGACGACGGCTCATTACTCCTGAGCATTGACGGACAGTTAAGGAGAATCCTGTATGGAGACGTTTCGCTAAGGTTCTTCTAA
- the cas4 gene encoding CRISPR-associated protein Cas4 encodes MRITGVMVQYYFACPRELWFFSRGLQFDSENEDILIGRLIHRESFERGWKEVLLEGAKLDVVFLDDRVRVIEVKKSSKLEEPAKWQLKYYLYLLRKAGVEAEGIISYPREGTREEVELTEEDMETLENVLKEIERVISLENPPPAEKKPYCRRCAYRDFCWV; translated from the coding sequence TTGAGGATAACCGGCGTAATGGTGCAGTACTACTTTGCCTGCCCGAGGGAACTGTGGTTCTTTTCCAGGGGTCTTCAGTTTGACTCTGAAAACGAAGACATACTAATCGGCCGGCTCATTCACAGGGAGAGCTTTGAACGCGGCTGGAAGGAAGTTCTGCTGGAGGGCGCAAAGCTCGACGTTGTTTTCCTCGATGACAGGGTCAGGGTGATAGAGGTTAAAAAGAGTTCAAAACTGGAGGAACCAGCGAAATGGCAGCTGAAGTACTATCTCTACCTCCTCCGGAAGGCCGGCGTCGAGGCCGAGGGAATCATCTCCTACCCCCGAGAAGGGACGCGGGAGGAGGTCGAACTTACGGAGGAGGACATGGAAACACTTGAGAACGTCCTGAAGGAGATAGAAAGGGTTATATCCCTTGAAAACCCACCTCCAGCTGAGAAAAAGCCCTACTGCCGGCGCTGTGCCTACAGGGACTTCTGCTGGGTGTGA
- a CDS encoding alanyl-tRNA editing protein yields MTRKLYYEDAYLKEARAKVLEVRDNALLLDQTIFYPTGGGQPHDKGWINGVEVLDVYKDEEGNVWHVVAEPEMFKPGDEVELKLDWDYRYRLMRIHTAMHLMEHVLNVVLPGEWKLYGSGMSVEKGRYDILYPENVNQYKEKIIETFNRLVDEGGEMKIWWEGETRYTQIRDFEVIPCGGTHVRDIKEIGHLKKFKRSSLGKGKQRLEIWLED; encoded by the coding sequence ATGACGCGCAAGCTCTACTACGAGGATGCCTACCTGAAAGAGGCAAGGGCAAAGGTTTTGGAGGTCAGGGACAACGCCCTTCTCCTGGACCAGACTATATTCTACCCGACCGGCGGAGGCCAGCCCCACGACAAAGGCTGGATAAACGGCGTCGAGGTTCTCGACGTTTACAAGGACGAGGAAGGAAACGTCTGGCATGTGGTGGCTGAGCCAGAAATGTTCAAGCCCGGCGATGAGGTCGAGCTCAAACTCGACTGGGACTACAGATACAGGCTCATGAGGATACACACGGCAATGCACCTCATGGAGCACGTCCTCAACGTCGTCCTGCCCGGCGAGTGGAAGCTCTACGGCAGCGGTATGAGCGTCGAGAAGGGCCGCTACGACATACTCTACCCGGAGAACGTCAATCAATACAAGGAGAAAATCATCGAGACCTTTAACCGGCTCGTTGACGAGGGCGGCGAGATGAAGATATGGTGGGAAGGGGAGACCAGGTACACTCAGATAAGGGACTTCGAGGTCATACCCTGCGGCGGGACTCACGTGAGGGACATAAAGGAGATAGGCCACCTGAAGAAGTTCAAGCGCTCCAGTCTGGGAAAAGGAAAGCAGAGGCTGGAGATTTGGCTTGAGGATTAG
- a CDS encoding exodeoxyribonuclease VII small subunit has product MKRVFAVIFAAILLTSLVGPNFGLAGDTAPMVYKQDFTFKIIVLPNGSANITMTSVWLGPKEEIEKQIEKILNETQNGSMTMDEAIEKFEQEQLARYIQGLTQAGVKLVNESMKSYGIEEGNNITLVFNAIALDYARYYSYDHYWELRIDPTRGYGSMMVPDTGFPFGIEANNTFIVVLPPNATLLSYPKPFVKQYNQSRFAVESSAGGNTVIVRSRIYLEPWLTPDGFKSLFGDYGDYYIRYKTPYEGVEHYEKSVTNEYVTIDVYSNGTVRLHMKDEYVEPLRDVIARKAEIVSYGVPNVTEYILRTYSLALGYQGAIVDGGKVTILGLNETTAPLVIDAEYTLRNFTKYENGSYVYTFDPTMGMAQSLQDRSEYEVNNTLHLTLNLTDGGEFIEVPDNISTEVKGNRFTMTVVRRGNALEIVSNVYIRYGAQPEDVKELLANRTSATVRYTLPAEGSNGGMSDTGKMAAVIVAALLVVLAVAFWKRR; this is encoded by the coding sequence ATGAAAAGAGTCTTTGCAGTTATTTTTGCGGCGATTCTTCTGACGTCTCTCGTTGGCCCGAACTTCGGGCTTGCCGGGGATACGGCCCCCATGGTCTACAAGCAGGACTTCACGTTCAAGATAATCGTTCTGCCCAACGGCAGCGCCAACATCACCATGACGAGCGTCTGGCTTGGACCGAAGGAGGAGATCGAGAAGCAGATAGAGAAGATTCTCAACGAGACTCAGAACGGCAGCATGACGATGGACGAGGCCATAGAAAAGTTCGAGCAGGAGCAGCTCGCCAGGTACATCCAGGGACTCACCCAGGCAGGGGTAAAGCTGGTGAACGAGAGCATGAAGTCCTACGGCATAGAGGAGGGCAACAACATAACCCTCGTCTTCAACGCGATAGCCCTCGACTACGCCAGGTACTACTCGTATGATCACTACTGGGAGCTCCGGATCGACCCGACCAGGGGATACGGCTCCATGATGGTCCCCGATACGGGGTTCCCCTTTGGAATCGAGGCCAACAACACGTTCATAGTTGTCCTTCCACCCAACGCGACGCTCCTGAGCTACCCCAAACCCTTCGTCAAGCAGTACAATCAGAGCCGCTTTGCGGTCGAGTCGAGTGCCGGTGGAAACACCGTCATCGTTCGCTCCCGCATATACCTCGAGCCCTGGCTGACTCCGGACGGGTTTAAGTCCCTCTTCGGGGACTACGGGGACTACTACATCCGCTATAAGACCCCCTACGAGGGAGTCGAGCACTACGAGAAGAGCGTAACCAACGAGTACGTTACCATTGACGTGTACTCCAACGGTACCGTCAGGCTGCACATGAAGGACGAATACGTGGAGCCCCTCAGGGATGTAATCGCCAGAAAGGCCGAGATAGTGTCGTATGGGGTTCCGAACGTTACAGAGTACATACTCAGGACGTACTCCCTTGCGCTCGGTTACCAGGGCGCCATAGTGGACGGGGGAAAGGTCACCATCCTCGGACTCAACGAGACAACCGCGCCCCTCGTCATCGACGCGGAGTACACCCTTCGGAACTTCACCAAGTACGAGAACGGATCATACGTCTACACCTTTGACCCGACGATGGGAATGGCCCAGAGCCTCCAGGACAGGAGCGAGTACGAGGTGAACAACACCCTGCACCTCACCCTCAACCTGACAGACGGCGGGGAGTTCATCGAGGTGCCGGACAACATCAGCACCGAGGTCAAGGGCAACCGCTTTACCATGACCGTTGTCCGCAGGGGGAACGCCCTGGAGATAGTCTCCAACGTTTACATCCGCTACGGCGCCCAGCCTGAGGACGTGAAGGAGCTTTTGGCCAACCGCACCAGCGCAACGGTCAGGTACACCCTGCCGGCTGAGGGATCCAACGGGGGAATGAGCGACACGGGGAAGATGGCCGCGGTCATCGTTGCTGCGCTTCTTGTGGTCCTGGCGGTGGCCTTCTGGAAGAGGCGCTGA
- the cas1b gene encoding type I-B CRISPR-associated endonuclease Cas1b, giving the protein MKKPYYITQMGILERRGNTLFFENENLKRAIPVNSTSEIHCFKPVTLTSGAIKILSEKNVPVHFYNKHGYYRGSYMPVEGQVSGTVVIKQAEHYLDPEKRLYVAKQFVEGIKASMVALLKAHKANYKVISEVEIEGNSPAELMGLESQLWKEFYGLFASLLRHFEFNERNRNPPRDEVNALISLGNSVLYTIALSEIRKTYLHPAISFLHEPLERRYSLSLDLADIFKPVTVFRVILRLVNRRQIREEHFRKDVGVMLNDDGLRLFLSELNSEFARKVLHPRFRRNVSIRYLIRLEGYSLVKHFLGDSTYRSLRAWW; this is encoded by the coding sequence TTGAAGAAGCCCTATTACATCACCCAGATGGGGATCCTTGAGAGGAGGGGTAACACGCTGTTCTTCGAGAACGAGAACCTGAAAAGGGCAATACCAGTAAACTCCACCAGTGAAATCCACTGCTTCAAGCCGGTGACGCTGACAAGCGGGGCCATAAAAATACTCTCAGAAAAGAACGTCCCGGTTCATTTCTACAACAAGCACGGCTACTACCGCGGCTCCTATATGCCTGTAGAAGGGCAGGTGAGTGGAACGGTGGTAATAAAGCAGGCCGAGCACTACCTCGACCCGGAGAAGAGGTTATATGTGGCGAAACAGTTCGTGGAAGGAATAAAGGCCTCGATGGTTGCCCTCCTCAAGGCCCACAAGGCTAACTACAAGGTGATTTCAGAGGTTGAGATTGAAGGCAATAGTCCGGCCGAGCTGATGGGCCTTGAAAGCCAGCTCTGGAAGGAGTTCTATGGGCTATTTGCTTCCCTGCTCAGGCACTTTGAATTCAATGAGCGGAACAGGAATCCGCCCCGGGACGAGGTGAACGCGCTTATAAGCCTCGGAAACTCAGTCCTCTACACCATTGCCCTCTCGGAAATCCGGAAGACCTATCTTCACCCGGCTATAAGCTTCCTTCACGAGCCACTTGAGAGGCGCTATTCCCTATCCCTTGATTTAGCCGATATCTTCAAGCCAGTAACCGTCTTCCGCGTAATCCTTCGCCTGGTGAACAGGAGGCAAATCAGGGAGGAGCACTTCAGAAAGGACGTTGGAGTGATGCTCAACGACGATGGCTTGAGGTTGTTCCTGTCCGAGCTTAACTCCGAGTTTGCCCGGAAGGTTCTCCACCCGAGGTTCAGGAGGAACGTCTCAATTCGCTATCTAATCCGGCTGGAGGGCTACTCCCTCGTCAAGCACTTCCTCGGCGACTCCACTTACAGGTCCCTGCGGGCGTGGTGGTGA
- the fba gene encoding class I fructose-bisphosphate aldolase: MDAYQSIGIRRRLKRFFRRDGRALIFAMDHGFEHGPTDFEEHWEHVNPRIILRKVVRAGIDGVMMLPGLARMAGDEVKPNVGMMIKLTSKTNLRPKGDQLLQSQLGFVEDAVKLGADAIAATVYWGSPQEDAMMRQFAEIASYAHDLGFPVVQFAYPRGPYINEKYGRKEDYRVVMYGARAAVESGADMIKTYWTGSRETFAKVVDAAAGIPVLLSGGAKTDNPVDFLKLVWDVIEAGGAGAVVGRNIFQREDPEPFIKALLRVVHRNEDPEEAAKAEGLL, encoded by the coding sequence ATGGATGCATACCAGAGCATCGGCATTAGGAGAAGGCTTAAGAGGTTCTTCCGTAGGGACGGGAGGGCGCTGATTTTCGCGATGGACCACGGCTTCGAGCACGGACCGACCGATTTTGAGGAGCACTGGGAGCACGTGAACCCGAGGATAATTCTCAGAAAGGTCGTCAGGGCCGGAATCGACGGCGTCATGATGCTCCCGGGCCTCGCGAGAATGGCGGGCGATGAGGTTAAGCCCAACGTGGGAATGATGATAAAGCTCACCAGCAAGACCAACCTCCGCCCGAAGGGCGACCAGCTCCTCCAGAGCCAGCTGGGTTTCGTCGAGGACGCGGTGAAGCTCGGCGCCGATGCGATAGCGGCCACCGTCTACTGGGGCAGCCCACAGGAGGACGCTATGATGCGCCAGTTCGCCGAGATAGCGAGCTACGCCCACGACCTCGGCTTCCCGGTCGTTCAGTTCGCCTACCCGCGCGGACCGTACATAAACGAGAAGTACGGCAGGAAAGAGGACTACCGCGTCGTCATGTACGGCGCCAGAGCGGCCGTTGAGAGCGGCGCGGACATGATAAAGACCTACTGGACCGGCTCGAGGGAGACCTTCGCCAAGGTGGTCGATGCTGCCGCCGGCATTCCGGTTCTCCTGAGTGGCGGGGCGAAGACCGATAACCCCGTGGACTTCCTCAAGCTCGTCTGGGATGTCATAGAGGCCGGTGGCGCTGGAGCCGTCGTCGGCAGGAACATCTTCCAGCGCGAAGACCCGGAGCCTTTCATAAAGGCACTTCTCCGCGTCGTCCACAGGAACGAGGACCCGGAGGAAGCGGCGAAAGCCGAGGGGCTCCTCTGA
- the cas2 gene encoding CRISPR-associated endonuclease Cas2, translating to MYVIVVYDVDVKRVTKVHRFLRTHLHWRQNSVFEGEVTRAQLYEIKRTLEGLIDGGDSVLIYELPRENFNLHIIGADKNPAGEII from the coding sequence ATGTACGTAATAGTTGTTTACGATGTGGACGTAAAGCGAGTCACGAAGGTCCACCGCTTCCTCAGAACACATCTCCACTGGAGGCAGAACAGCGTTTTTGAAGGAGAAGTCACCAGAGCCCAGCTCTACGAAATAAAACGGACGCTGGAGGGACTAATTGACGGCGGCGATTCGGTCCTGATCTACGAGCTTCCGCGGGAAAACTTCAACCTCCACATCATCGGGGCCGACAAGAACCCTGCGGGGGAGATAATTTGA